In Raphanus sativus cultivar WK10039 unplaced genomic scaffold, ASM80110v3 Scaffold0271, whole genome shotgun sequence, the sequence ATGTTTTTGAGTTTTTCTTCACCATTATGTACTGACATAAAGCTCTTCCCCCTAGACTAATGCGACATTTCTCACAAGATGTAAGCTTATAATATTTATTCAACTAGGAAAAGAAAAGATTGTGCAATAAGCACGGCTAAAAAAGATGAGACAGTGTCATAGTGAAGGTGCCACATAAActaaagcagagagagagaagagtcAAATAAAAATGCTTCCTTTTTAAGTTATGTTTCCTCCATCAGTTGGGACACattttcatctctctctctctaacgaACGCCATGGACGAGACCCAGATCGCATCCCTCCTCAAATCATCAGACATCTTCCCTCTCCCTCAAAGCCTCAAACTTTCCTACGGAACAGCCGGATTCCGAGGCGACGCGAGCCTCCTAGACTCCACCGTCTACAGAGTCGGCATCCTCTCATCCCTCCGCTCCCTCAAACTCAGATCACAAACCATCGGGCTCATGATCACAGCCTCCCACAACAGAGTCTCCGACAACGGCATCAAAGTCGCCGACCCGTCCGGCGGAATGCTCTCCCAGGAATGGGAGCCCTTCGCGGATCAGATCGCCAACGCGTCTTCCCCTCAAGAGCTCGTAGCTTTGATCAAAGAGTTCATCGAAAGAGAAGAGATTTCAATCGGAGGTGGTGAGGAGGGAGAGGTGTGGTTAGGGAGAGATACTAGACCTAGCGGCGAGTCTCTTCTCCGAGCTGCGGAGATCGGAGTCTCCTCTGTTTCGGGATGCGTTGCGGTTGACAAGGGAGTGTTGACGACTCCTCAGTTGCATTGGATGGTTAGAGCTAAGAACAAAGGTCTTAACGCAACGGAGAAGGATTACTTTGAGAGTTTATCGACTTCGTTTAAGTGTTTGATTGATCTGATCCCAAGTAGTGGTAACAAGATTAGTAACAAGTTGGTTTTAGATGGGGCTAATGGTGTGGGTGGGGAGAAGATGGAGGAGTTGTTAAAAGGGTATTTGAGTAATTTAGATGTTGAGGTTCGTAACACAGGGAGAGATGGTGGTGTGCTTAATGAAAGTGTAGGTGCTGACTTTGTTCAGAAGGAAAAGGTTGTACCTTTAGGTTTTGGGGTTAATGACGTTGGCGTGAGGTGTGCTAGCTTTGACGGTGATGCTGATAGATTAGTTTACTTTTACGTTTCTTCTAATGGTGATAAGATTGAGTTGCTT encodes:
- the LOC108844015 gene encoding phosphoacetylglucosamine mutase, coding for MDETQIASLLKSSDIFPLPQSLKLSYGTAGFRGDASLLDSTVYRVGILSSLRSLKLRSQTIGLMITASHNRVSDNGIKVADPSGGMLSQEWEPFADQIANASSPQELVALIKEFIEREEISIGGGEEGEVWLGRDTRPSGESLLRAAEIGVSSVSGCVAVDKGVLTTPQLHWMVRAKNKGLNATEKDYFESLSTSFKCLIDLIPSSGNKISNKLVLDGANGVGGEKMEELLKGYLSNLDVEVRNTGRDGGVLNESVGADFVQKEKVVPLGFGVNDVGVRCASFDGDADRLVYFYVSSNGDKIELLDGDKILSLFALFIKEQLNTLEGKLSRLGVVQTAYANGASTDYLKGLGLDVVFAKTGVKHLHEKAAEFDVGIYFEANGHGTILFSESFVSLLVGKQKGMSEGSDEFNAVSRLVAVSNLINQAVGDAISGLLLVEVILQHMGWSVQKWNELYKDLPSRQVKVEVPDRTLVVTTSEETEALKPLGIQDAINGEIKKYKRGRAFIRPSGTEDVVRVYAEASTQEDADSLGDSVAQLVKSFLGSG